A window of Nitrospira sp. contains these coding sequences:
- a CDS encoding marine proteobacterial sortase target protein, producing the protein MGGAPSPAESAELPATLSTGVIPTMGLNDATEGALLFRTGQPGRYLPAPILHTDVQMAITGTIARTTVTQEFTNPSTRKEDWLEGVYVFPLPETAAVDQLRMKVGERIIEGQIKERAEAKRRYEQAKQEGKRTSLVEQERPNLFTTSVANIGPGERITVEIEYQETVRYENGQFLLRFPMAVGQRYIPGTPVIIEGQPPKGSGTMLDTDRVPDASRITPPVQPPDQSVVNPLSLSITLSPGFPIEQIESPYHPIISIPDAEQVYHISLTEETVPPDRDFQLTWRQAPQTEPLATIFTEQKNGDAYALLMVVPPTQHDAKAARVPRDLTFIIDTSGSMAGPSIEQAKRSLATALTRLTAQDRFNIIQFNNQVRSLFATPQPVTTATIKQAVRYTERLTADGGTEVLPALRQALASPQDEARLQQLILLTDGQIGNEEELFELLHHRVGNRRLFTIGIGSTPNSYLMRKAADFGHGTFTYIGKVEEVKQQLDALFKKLERPVLSDITLDSAGWSTLESYPATIGDLYEGEPIVLAIKATSFPEQATLRGKAGTIPWSLPVSFHHAATQNGLSINWARQKISALMDEASRGGTDDRVRQTVLDLALSHHLVSRYTSLIAVDVTPARPTGTPDADRNRATNLAHAQEQTVLADLPRTATSAPLHLLLGLSALLSAALLWKIRATAG; encoded by the coding sequence ATGGGGGGGGCGCCCTCACCGGCGGAGTCCGCCGAACTACCCGCCACGCTGAGCACCGGCGTCATTCCCACTATGGGGCTCAACGACGCCACGGAAGGAGCCCTCCTCTTCCGAACCGGCCAGCCCGGCCGTTACCTCCCGGCCCCTATTCTGCACACCGACGTGCAAATGGCCATCACGGGGACCATCGCCCGCACGACCGTCACGCAGGAGTTCACCAACCCGAGCACGCGGAAAGAGGACTGGCTGGAGGGCGTCTACGTCTTCCCCCTCCCAGAAACGGCTGCAGTCGACCAGCTGCGCATGAAGGTCGGGGAACGAATCATCGAAGGGCAGATCAAGGAACGGGCCGAGGCCAAGCGAAGGTATGAACAAGCGAAACAGGAGGGCAAACGAACCAGTCTCGTGGAACAGGAGCGCCCGAATCTCTTCACCACTTCCGTGGCGAACATCGGACCCGGGGAACGCATCACCGTCGAGATCGAGTACCAGGAAACCGTCCGGTATGAGAACGGACAATTCCTGCTCCGCTTTCCCATGGCGGTGGGACAGCGATACATCCCCGGCACGCCGGTGATCATCGAGGGACAGCCGCCCAAGGGGTCCGGCACGATGCTGGATACCGACCGGGTCCCCGACGCGTCACGCATCACGCCACCCGTACAACCACCGGACCAAAGCGTCGTGAATCCGCTCAGCCTGTCGATCACGCTCAGTCCGGGGTTCCCCATCGAGCAAATCGAGTCACCGTATCACCCCATCATTTCCATCCCGGATGCGGAGCAGGTGTATCACATCAGTTTAACGGAGGAGACCGTTCCACCCGATCGCGACTTTCAGCTCACCTGGCGCCAGGCGCCGCAAACCGAACCACTGGCGACCATCTTCACCGAACAGAAGAACGGAGACGCCTATGCGCTCCTGATGGTTGTTCCCCCGACTCAGCATGACGCGAAAGCCGCACGGGTGCCCAGAGACCTGACGTTCATTATCGACACCTCCGGCTCCATGGCTGGTCCGTCCATCGAGCAGGCCAAACGTTCCCTAGCGACGGCGCTGACACGCCTGACCGCACAGGATCGGTTCAACATCATTCAATTCAACAACCAGGTACGCTCACTCTTCGCCACTCCACAACCGGTCACGACCGCCACCATCAAGCAAGCCGTCCGCTACACCGAACGCCTCACGGCGGATGGGGGCACGGAAGTGTTACCTGCCTTGCGACAGGCGTTGGCCAGTCCGCAAGACGAGGCTCGACTCCAGCAACTCATTCTCCTCACCGACGGCCAAATCGGAAATGAAGAGGAGCTGTTCGAACTGTTGCACCATCGCGTCGGCAACCGCCGCCTGTTCACCATTGGCATCGGCTCGACTCCGAACAGCTACTTGATGCGGAAGGCGGCAGACTTCGGCCACGGCACCTTTACCTACATCGGCAAGGTCGAGGAGGTGAAGCAGCAGTTGGATGCCTTGTTCAAGAAATTGGAGCGGCCGGTGCTCAGCGATATCACACTGGACAGCGCCGGCTGGTCGACGCTGGAGTCGTATCCCGCCACCATCGGTGATCTGTACGAGGGCGAGCCGATTGTCCTCGCAATCAAAGCAACATCGTTTCCCGAGCAGGCGACCTTGCGCGGAAAGGCCGGAACCATTCCCTGGTCGCTTCCGGTCTCCTTCCACCATGCTGCGACCCAGAACGGACTCTCGATCAATTGGGCGCGACAAAAAATCTCGGCCCTCATGGACGAGGCGTCCAGGGGAGGGACTGACGACAGGGTTCGGCAGACCGTGCTCGATCTCGCCCTGTCGCACCATCTGGTCAGCCGGTATACGAGTCTGATCGCCGTCGATGTGACACCGGCACGGCCGACCGGGACACCGGATGCAGATCGGAATCGCGCCACGAACCTGGCGCACGCCCAGGAGCAGACCGTACTGGCCGACCTGCCGAGAACCGCAACCAGTGCGCCTCTCCATCTACTGCTCGGCCTGTCGGCCCTGCTGTCTGCCGCACTGTTGTGGAAAATCAGGGCGACGGCCGGATGA
- a CDS encoding class GN sortase: MTSLRPTNPLLSGLMAALLAISLWQVGEGSWIVAKARLAQYLLQRAWIRALSGEANPKPWPWADTWPVARLQLNRLAVDEIVLAGAYGRTLAFGPGHVSSSARPGDRGTVILTGHRDTHFHFLKAVRPDDRLELTGTDGTTIHYRVTEQRVLDSRRDGLPMARDSQDVIFVTCFPFDAITPGGPLRYVVRAERTD, encoded by the coding sequence ATGACTTCTCTTCGACCGACGAACCCTCTGCTCTCCGGGTTGATGGCGGCCCTGCTCGCCATCAGCCTCTGGCAGGTTGGAGAAGGCTCGTGGATCGTGGCGAAGGCCAGGCTCGCGCAGTATCTGCTGCAGCGAGCCTGGATTCGTGCACTGTCGGGAGAAGCCAACCCGAAGCCTTGGCCCTGGGCCGACACCTGGCCGGTCGCGCGCCTTCAGCTGAATCGGCTGGCCGTAGATGAGATCGTACTGGCCGGCGCCTATGGGCGAACGCTGGCGTTCGGGCCCGGCCATGTGAGTTCGAGTGCGCGACCTGGGGATAGGGGCACCGTGATCCTCACCGGCCACCGGGACACACACTTCCACTTCCTCAAAGCTGTCCGCCCCGACGATCGCCTGGAGCTCACAGGCACGGACGGGACAACGATTCACTATCGAGTCACGGAACAGCGGGTGTTGGATTCGCGGCGGGACGGGCTGCCGATGGCACGGGACAGTCAGGACGTGATCTTTGTCACCTGCTTTCCATTTGACGCCATCACGCCAGGCGGTCCGCTACGTTATGTAGTCCGAGCGGAGCGCACAGACTGA
- a CDS encoding DUF2029 domain-containing protein, translated as MPRNGRFLAVLGGFGIWLGIWSLSEPTVPLSDFNVAYYPAGRAVIEDLPHLFKRCWDTPVCGFVNIPIVALLFAPFSMLTLRHAQWLFVAISLVGVVVTVLLLWSLTDRHPSRRWVILMLFVMNGPLVYSLKEGNLTHATLLVLVVGVVCLDRGWERSAGACFALAAIIKLPLLLFALYFVGMRQWRVVFGYGVTLSTITGLSLWYAGWASHVAWYREVILPLSDKGLSAFNVQSIEGVLLRMQDDARLYEWTPTAVSPNIRMAGRISAAFLLGLSSLLLLRRPGTMHRDTMYLELSMVLCLALLISPISWTHYYLLLLLPLSLYAGNRLTMPDRGGWLVAVMAATVLLAPPVRFTAGAVSNGLVETLLLSHYVMGALLLWGVLAYARWRVVEVQHLRLVAAKSVAVQDHLSPSVHEADVPVDAPDRKIAW; from the coding sequence GTGCCACGTAATGGGCGCTTCCTGGCCGTCCTGGGAGGGTTCGGCATTTGGCTCGGGATATGGAGTCTCTCCGAGCCGACCGTGCCCTTGTCTGATTTCAATGTGGCCTATTACCCCGCCGGACGTGCGGTCATCGAAGACCTTCCTCATCTCTTCAAGCGATGCTGGGATACGCCGGTCTGCGGGTTCGTGAATATTCCGATCGTGGCGTTGTTGTTTGCCCCGTTTTCAATGCTGACCCTTCGGCATGCGCAGTGGCTGTTTGTCGCGATCTCGTTGGTCGGGGTGGTCGTGACGGTGTTGTTACTGTGGAGCCTGACTGATCGGCACCCGTCGCGACGATGGGTGATCCTGATGCTGTTTGTGATGAACGGGCCGCTGGTGTACAGCTTGAAGGAAGGGAATCTGACGCACGCCACGTTGCTCGTGTTGGTTGTTGGCGTGGTCTGTCTGGATCGTGGCTGGGAGCGAAGTGCGGGGGCGTGTTTCGCGCTGGCGGCCATCATCAAGCTTCCGCTGCTCCTGTTCGCCCTGTACTTTGTCGGAATGCGGCAGTGGCGAGTTGTGTTTGGATACGGGGTGACCCTGTCCACGATCACGGGCCTCTCCCTCTGGTATGCGGGGTGGGCCAGTCATGTGGCCTGGTACCGCGAGGTGATTCTCCCGTTGTCCGATAAGGGGCTGAGCGCATTCAATGTGCAATCGATCGAAGGAGTATTGCTACGGATGCAGGATGATGCACGCCTATATGAGTGGACGCCAACGGCAGTTTCCCCGAACATCCGGATGGCGGGGCGAATCTCTGCGGCCTTCCTCCTCGGGCTCTCGTCTCTGCTGTTGTTGCGCCGTCCCGGCACGATGCATCGGGACACCATGTATCTCGAATTGTCGATGGTGCTTTGCCTCGCGCTGCTCATCAGTCCGATTTCTTGGACGCATTACTATCTCCTCCTCCTGTTGCCTTTGTCGTTGTACGCGGGGAACCGCCTGACGATGCCTGATCGCGGCGGGTGGCTTGTGGCGGTGATGGCCGCGACGGTACTGCTTGCACCTCCAGTGAGGTTTACGGCGGGGGCCGTTTCGAACGGACTGGTGGAGACCCTTCTCCTCTCCCACTATGTGATGGGGGCGTTGTTGTTGTGGGGCGTGTTGGCCTATGCGCGCTGGCGGGTGGTCGAGGTCCAGCATCTCCGGCTGGTTGCGGCGAAGTCCGTGGCAGTGCAGGACCATCTATCCCCCAGCGTGCACGAGGCGGATGTGCCGGTTGACGCACCGGATCGAAAAATCGCCTGGTAG